From the genome of Faecalibacterium prausnitzii:
TGAGCATCTCCATCATGTCGGTGGGCGTGTACTTCTTCAAGTTCCCCAACAACTTCGTCTTTGGCGGCGTGACCGGTACGGCGGCTCTGGTGGCCAAACTGACCCCGATGTCGGCCTCGGCTTTCTCCTCGGCGGCGAACCTCGTGCTGCTGGTGGTGGGCCTCATCTTTCTGGGCAAAGAGTTCGCCATGACCACGGGCTATGCGACCTTTGTAATGTCGGCGGAGCTGATGGTTTTTGAAAAGCTCTGCCCCCTCAGCGGCCCGCTGTCCGACCAGCCCATGCTGGACCTGCTCTTCGCCATTGCGCTGCCGGCCATCGCCTCGGCACTGCTGTTCAATGTGGGCGCGTCGTCCGGCGGCACCGACATCATCGCCCTCATCGTGGAGAAATACACCCACATCCACAGCATCGCGGTCGCGCTGTTCATCACCGACCTGTTCATGGTCATCGCGGCCTGCTTCGTCTTCGACCTGTACACGGCGCTCTATTCCTTCGTAGGTCTGACGGTCAAGTCGCTGGTCATCGACGCTGTGCTGGAAAAGATCAAGATGTGCAAGGCCATCCTCATCGTCTGTGATGAAAAGAAACCCATCTGCGATTTCGTCATGCGCAAGCTGATGCGCGGCGCGACCTATACGCCCTGCTTCGGTGCCTACACCGATAAGCCCCACTACATCATCTACACCACCCTCACCCGCCACGAGGCCGACCAGCTGCAGGAATTCATCCACAAAGAGCATCTGAACGCCTTCATGTCCATGCTGAGCACCACCGAGGTCTTCGGCAAGGGCTTCAACCACGCATAAGAGAAAATAATCCTCCGGACGCTGATGCAGTGCGCTGCACCGGCGTCTTTTTTTTGGCCGCGATCCGGTGGGCCGCTGAATCGGTATGTACCACATCGAGGATGGAAGTGTAGAGTTTCTATAAGGACCAGACAAGGGGAGGGCCATGCGCCTTCCCCTTGCTTGTTTTTGCCGGTTATAGTATACTGACCCTGAAATCAAAACAGCGGAGGGGACAACGATGGTACAGGTAGATCTCATCACCGGCTTTCTGGGAGCCGGAAAGACCACATTTTTGCGCCGGTACGCGGCGTATCTGGTGGCACAGGGGCACAATGTCTGCATTCTGGAAAACGACTTCGGCGCCGTGAACGTGGACGCCATGCTGGTGCAGGACCTTCTGGGCGACCACTGCGAGATCGAGACGATCAGCGGCGGGTGTGACTGCGACACCCACCAGCGCCGGATGCGCACCAAGCTCATCTCCATGGCGATGCGCGGCTTTGACCGGGTACTCGTGGAGCCGAGCGGCATTTTTGACGTGGACGAGTTCTTCGATGTCCTGCGGGACGACCCGCTGGACCGGTGGTATCAGCTGGGCAATGTCATCGCCATCGTGGATGCGCTGCTGCCGGAGACCCTCTCGGCGCAGGCCGATTATATCCTGGCGTCCGAGGCGGCCAACGCAGGGAGGGTGGTGTTCAGCCGGAGCCAGCTGGCTGACGCTGCGGACATGCAGGCCGCACAGGAACATCTGCGCCGTGCATTGACCGCCTGCAAGTGCAGCCGGAGCTTCCAGCCCGGCGAGTTTCTGACCAAAGACTGGGCCGACCTGACGGATGCCGACTTCGCGGCCCTCGACCATTGCGGCTATCGGCAGGCCAGCTGCGAAAAGCTGCATTTTGACGAGCACAGGGCCTTTGGTTCGGCCTATTTTCTGGAATTGGGCCTGCCGCGGGAGCAGCTGGAACGGAACATCCCGTCGCTGTTCACCGACCCTGCCTGTGGCCATGTGCTGCGGGTGAAGGGCTTCGTGCGGGATGCAGGCGGCTGGGTGGAGCTGAACGCCACCGCCGACGGCCTGACCGCTGCGGGCATTCCCAATGGGCAGGAGGTGCTCATCGTCATTGGCGAGGGGCTGGAGAAGGAGAAGATCGAAGAGAAGCTGAAACGGTGAGGTATGGCCCTCTCAGGCGCTTCGCGCCAGCTCCCCCAGCGGGAGGCGGATGACCGCTCTGGCTCCATGGGGGTGGTTCTGTTCGAACACGGCAGTTCCGCCGTGGGCGGCGGCGATCTGCTCCACGACATGCAGGCCGAGGATGTGGGGAACATCCTCAGAGGATTCCGGCTCTTTGAGCGCGGCCAGCACGGCGGGCGGGT
Proteins encoded in this window:
- a CDS encoding YitT family protein, which produces MEISAEMTLREKVMKYVKQYVLITLSISIMSVGVYFFKFPNNFVFGGVTGTAALVAKLTPMSASAFSSAANLVLLVVGLIFLGKEFAMTTGYATFVMSAELMVFEKLCPLSGPLSDQPMLDLLFAIALPAIASALLFNVGASSGGTDIIALIVEKYTHIHSIAVALFITDLFMVIAACFVFDLYTALYSFVGLTVKSLVIDAVLEKIKMCKAILIVCDEKKPICDFVMRKLMRGATYTPCFGAYTDKPHYIIYTTLTRHEADQLQEFIHKEHLNAFMSMLSTTEVFGKGFNHA
- a CDS encoding GTP-binding protein; translation: MVQVDLITGFLGAGKTTFLRRYAAYLVAQGHNVCILENDFGAVNVDAMLVQDLLGDHCEIETISGGCDCDTHQRRMRTKLISMAMRGFDRVLVEPSGIFDVDEFFDVLRDDPLDRWYQLGNVIAIVDALLPETLSAQADYILASEAANAGRVVFSRSQLADAADMQAAQEHLRRALTACKCSRSFQPGEFLTKDWADLTDADFAALDHCGYRQASCEKLHFDEHRAFGSAYFLELGLPREQLERNIPSLFTDPACGHVLRVKGFVRDAGGWVELNATADGLTAAGIPNGQEVLIVIGEGLEKEKIEEKLKR